The Amycolatopsis methanolica 239 nucleotide sequence ATGCGGCCAGGTGGGGTCGATACGACCGCTCTTCTTGTCCTTGTCGCCCTTCGCCACTTCATCCTCCAGTGCTCGGCACGTACGGTCCCCAGTTTGCCTCACAGCCGCCCGAACACGATGGTCAGGGCGGGTATCCTCGATGTGATGCCCGCGACCTCCCTTGCGGACTGGCTGCGGTCCGCGTCCGACGACGAGCTGGGCGCGCTCCTGCAGGCCAGGCGCGACCTGGCGACCCCGCCACCATCCGACAGCACAGTGCTGGCCACCCGCGCCGGCACGGCCGGATCGGTCGCCAGGGCGATGGAGGACCTGGACACGTTCACCCTTTCCGTGCTCGACGCGCTGTTGGTCGCCGACGCGGACACCGAAGCCGTCCCGCTCGCCGCGATCACCGAACTGGTCGGCGCCGACGTCCGGCCCGCCGTCGACCGGCTGCGGTCGCGGGTGCTGGCCTGGGGCGACGATGACGCGGTCCGCGTCGTCCCCGCCGCGCGCGAGCTGGCCGGGCCGTTCCCAGCCGGGCTCGGCGCGTCCGCACCCGGGCTGGACGTCGAGTCCGCGCTCGCCGAGGTCGGTGACGACGAACGCGGGCTGCTGGGCGCGCTCGCCGCAGGCCCGCCCATCGGGCGCACCCGGGACGCGGCGGCCGAACCGTCGCTCGCCGCAGGGGCGAAGCCAGTGCAGAAGCTGCTCGCCCGCGGGCTGCTGCTGCGCCGCGACGACGAGACGGTCGAACTGCCCCGCGAGGTGGCGATCGCGCTGCGCGGCGGCCGGATCTGCTCGCCGAAGGCGCTGCGCGAGCCGGAACTGCCGACGAGCCCGCACCAGCAGTCCACAGTGGACGAGGCGGCCGCCGGTGAGGCGATGGAGTTCCTGCGGCAGACCGAATCGCTGCTGACGCAGTGGTCGGAGCAGCCGCCGCCGGTGCTGAAGTCCGGTGGTCTCGGGGTGCGGGAGCTGCGAAAGCTGGCGCGCGAACTGGACACCGACGACGCACGCGCCACGCTGCTGGCCGAGCTGGCGGCCGCGGCCGGGCTAGTCGCGGACAGCCAGAGCACCAGCCCGGAGTGGGTGCCGACGACACTGGCGGACTCGTGGCTGGCGTCCGAGCCTGCGCAGCGGTGGGTAATCCTCGCCGAGGCGTGGCTGGACCTGCCGCGGCTGCCTGCGCTGGCCGGTCAGCGCGATGTGAAGGACAAGCCGATCGTGCCGCTGTCCGACGAGCTGCGGCGGCCGCTGGCGCCGTCGGTGCGGCGGCGGGTGCTGGGGACGCTGGCCGAGCTGCCGCGTGGGGCCGGTGTGCACGGCGCGGACGACCTGGTCGAGCTGCTCGCGTGGCGGGCACCGCGGCGGGGCGGGCGGCTGCGGGACGAGACGGTGCGGTGGACGTTCGCCGAGGCGTCCGCGCTGGGCGTGATCGCGCTCGGGGCGCTGACGACGGCGGGCGGCGCACTGCTGGCCGGTGATCGCGCGGGCGCGCTGAACGCGGTGTACGACGCGATGCCGAAGCCGATCGGCTACGTGCTGGTGCAGGCCGATCTGACGGTGGTCGCGCCGGGGCCGCTGGAGATGGACCTGGCTACGGAGATCGCCGCGGTGGCCGATGTGGAGTCCGCCGGGCACGCGACGGTCTACCGGATCACGGAGGCGTCGGTGCGGCGGGCGCTGGACACCGGCCGGACCGCCGACGAGTTGCACGAGCTGTTCCGGAAGCGGTCGGCCACCGAGGTGCCGCAGTCGCTGACGTACTTGATCGACGACGTGGCGCGGCGGCACGGCAGGCTGCGCGGCGGGGCGGCCGGGTCGTTCCTGCGGTGTGATGACGAGGTGCTGCTCGCGGAGGTGATGGGCAACTCCGTGTCTGGCGACTACGAGTTGCGCCGGATCGCGCCGACGGTGCTGGTCAGCCCGTACCCGCTGGCCGAGGTGCTCGACGGGCTGCGGGCGGCCGGGTTCGCGCCGGCGGCCGAGGGACCGGACGGGCGGGTCGTGGACCTGCGCCCGTCCGGCAGGAGGATCCCGGCACGCCCCCGCACGGCGCGGCGGGTGGTGCCCGAGCCGTCCGGGTTGACCGGTGAGCAGGCCGCCTCGGTGGTCGCGCACATCCGGGCGGGCGACCGGGCCGCGGCGAGCCGCAAGGGCACGGCGGTGCGCCTCCCGGGCGGCGGCGGAGGCTCCGACACCGCCGCGACGATGGCCCTGCTGGCCCGGGCGCACCGGGAGCAGCGGGAGGTCTGGATCGGCTTCGTGGACGCCCACGGAACGGCCAGCCAGCGGATCGTCACGCCGACCCACGTGGGCGGCGGAGTACTGATCGGCCGGGACGATGAGCGGTACCCCCTGCACCGCATCACCTCGGCCGCCCTGGTGGACGACTGATCCTGTTGGGGTGCAGCTGCGCCGGGGCCGGGTTTGACTGGGCTGAGGTGTTCGGCTGGCTTGAGCGGGTTGGTCGGCTTGAGCGGGTTGGCCAGCTTGAACGGGCTGGCTGCCTTGAGTGGGCTGGCTGCCTTGAGTGGGCTGGCTGCCTTGAGTGGGCTGGCTGCCTTGAACGGATTGGTCGGCGGCCGTTGGACGGTTTGCGGTCTGTATAGGCACGAGGTGTCCGGTCGTCGCTTGACGAGGTGCCCAGCCACGACTCCACGAGGTGCCCAGTCGTCGCTCCCGCAAGGTGTCCAGCCGCAGCTCCACGAACTGCCCAGCCGCAGCTTCACGAGGTGCCCAGCCACGGCTTCACGAACTGTCCAGCCGTAGCCCCACCAAGTGCCCAACCGCATCTCCACGAACTGTCCAGTGGTAGCGCCCAACCGCAGCTCCACGAAGCCTCCGCTGGCAGACCCACCAGACACCCAACCGCGACTCCGCGAAGTGCCCAGTCGTCGCGTCGCGAGGTGTCCACTCGCAGCAGCGGCGCGAACTGACCAACCGTCGCCGCACCGACTGTCCAACCGCGGCCTTATGAAATACCCACTCGCGGCATCGCGAGCTGCCCAACGGCGGGCCTCCCGATCCGCCCCTGCAGCTCGCGCGAAGGGCATCTCGTAGCGGTACGAAATGCCCCATCATGGTCACGCCACAGGTCCAGTCGCGCCCACACGAGTAGTCCCTTACGCGGTGGGGCCGACGGCGCCCGGGTACGAGATGCCCAACCATGGTTGCGCGACAGGCCCAGTCGTGCCCGCACGAGCAGCTCCCTCACGCGGCGGAGCGGGCGCCGCTCGGGCTCAGAGGCGTCGCAGGCCTTGGAGCACCCGGTCCATGAACTCGCGCGAGGAGCGGTCCCCAAAGGACAGCCCGGACTGGTGGATCAGCACCATCCCAGCGGCGTCCAGGTCACTGACCAGCACCTTCACCACGTTGAGCGGCAAGTCCAGGTACGCGGCGATCTCCGCGATCGAACGGGCCTCCGAGCACAACGCGCAGATCCGCCGGTGCTGCACCCCGGTCACGGCCTGTGGCACGCGCCCCCGGTCGGTGGTCGAGACCAGCGCCTCGAGGGCCAGCTCGTAGTCCGGCCGGGTGCGGCCTCCAGTGCGGGCGTACGGGCGCATCATCATCCGCGTCCGGACCGACGGCTCGGCGCCCCTCGTCTGTGCGGGCGGCACCCCTACCGCGCGGGCGCCAGCAGCGGTCCGAACGCCGACAGCGGCCCCCGCGCCGGTCGTCCAGCCCGGCTCCAGGCCGGCGCGTGCGGCAGCGTCCAGATCGGCGCCGGAGGGCCAACCGCCGCCAGCCTCCGGACCAGTTTGCCAGCCGGCCTCGGAACCGGCCTGCCAACCGCCGCGAGCCTCGGAGCCCGCCTGCCAGCCAGCCTCCGAACCAGCCTGCCAGCCGGCACCAGTACCGGCCTCCCAGCCGGCACCCGCGTCCAGACCCCCGTCCCGCGTGCGACCAGCATCAAGGCCCGCATCGGAACCGCCGTGCCGACCACCAGCGTCGAACCCTCCGTGCCGACCAGCGTCAAGACCCCCGTGCCCGCCAGCCTCGCCACCCGCGTGCCTGCCGGCGCCCGCCCCGCTCAGCGAAGTGGCTCCACCCCGGCCAGAACCGGCCCGGGAATCGGCATCGGCGGCGGTCGGCCAGCCGGCAGACGCCCGGGAAGCGGCTCGCCCGACGCCGGGCGACTGCCGCACCGGCGTGCGCACCGGCAGCACCACCGGCTTCTTCGTCAGCACGAACCGCGCCGGTGAGTCAATTCCCTCGCGGTCGGTGCCCTGGTGCAGCCGGTCCCACGCATCCACCGCGGGGCGGCCCGCCCCCTGCGAAAGTCCCCGCATCAGCGCACGCCACCCTGGAGCTGGTTGCGCAGCTCCGGCGTCATCTGCATCCCGACGCGGTCGACCAGCAACGTCATCTCGTACGCCACGGTCCCGATGTCGGAATTGGGCGCGGCCAGCACAGCCAGGCTCGACCCGTCGCTGATCCCCATCAGGAACAGGTACCCGCGCTCCATCTCGACCACGGTCTGGTTCACGAAGCCCGCTTCGAAGCACCGCGCGGCACCGGAGGTCAGGCTCACCAGCCCGGATGCGACCGCGGCCAGCTGGTCGGCCCGGTCCTTCGGCAAGCCCTGCGACCCGGCCAGCAACAAACCGTCGGCGGAGACGACCACGGCGTGCGCCGCGCCCGGGACCCGTCGCACGAAATCGGTGATCAGCCAGCCGAAGCCGAAGCCGCTCGACTGCTGTGCCGATGCCGTCATGTGCCTCCTCACCAGTCGAGCCTGTTCTGCGATTATTCCGACAGGGTATTGCCGAACCAGGCCCTGGTGGCCTGCCGCCCTGGGTGATCTCACATCGATTCACCCTTCCGGCGGCACGGTTACCCGATCACCCCGGTTGTAACGCGCGGTCCCGGTTGATCGCGTGCTCCACGACCGTGATCAGCACCTGCTTGGCCGACTCCTTCTCCCGCGCGTCGCAGGCGATGATCGGCACCGACTCGGAGATCGTCAGCGCGTGGCGGACGTCCTCGATCTGGTGGTGCAGCAGCCGGTCGAAGCAGTTGATCGCCACGATGTAGGGCAGCTTCCGGTTCTCGAAGAAGTCGATCGAGGGGAACGCGTCCGCCAGGCGCCGGGTGTCGACCAGCACGACCGCGCCGATCGCGCCGACCGCGAGGTCGTCCCACATGAACCAGAACCGGTGCTGCCCCGGGGTGCCGAAGACGTACAGCACGAGGTCGTCGCCGAGCGAGAGGCGGCCGAAGTCCATCGCGACCGTCGTCGTCGCCTTGTTGGGCGTGGCGGTCGTGTCGTCCACCGACACGCTGGCCTCGGTCATCACCGCCTCGGTGGTCAGCGGATCGATCTCCGAGACCGCGCCGACCAGGGTCGTCTTGCCCGCACCGAAGCCGCCGGCGACCACGATCTTGGCCGACTGCGTCGGTCCCGTCGCGGCCGACGTGTTCGCGTCGGAGTCAAATTCTCCGAAGCCCACTGAGCACCCTCTCCATGAACTCGATACTGGGACGATCGCCGACGACCGACGTCGTGGAATGGACCAGGACCAGGCCGAGATCGACGGCGTCGCCGATCAGCACCCGCGCGACCCCCAGCGGCATGCGCAGGTACGCCGCCACCTCGGCCACGGAGCGCGTGTCCAGGCACAGTCCGCAGATGGACCGGTGCTCGGGCACCCGCACCCGATCGAGCATCCGTCCCCGCTCGCTGGTCGAGACGAGTGCTTCGATCGCCAGATCGTAGCTGGGACGTGTCCGCCCGCGCGTGCGGAAGTACGGCCGGACCAGACCGGAGGTCTCCTCCGCCGCCACCGGTGCGGGCACCGGCGGGAAGCTCGGGTGGCTCTCCGCGGCCGGGTTGGGCCGCAGCTCGCCTGCCGGGGCCAGCGGCCCGCCCGGGTCGCCGAACAGGTCCGCCGCCGGCCCGGACAGCAACCGGTCGCCGCTGAACTCCGGGTATTCGGTCGCCCCGTAGCCCGGTGGCTCGGGGTCGCTCAGGGTACTGGACCGCTTTTCGCCCGCGGCGGCCCGGCGCAGGCGCCAGGCGCGGTCGACCTTGGCCCGGAACGTGCTCCAGTCCTCGGTCCGCGCCGCCTGCGCCTCGTCCGGCCGGGCGGTTTCGGCGTCGTCGTCCAGCCGTCCCGAGCCCACGCCCGTCGGCTGCCCACCGTCCACTGCAGTCCCTCTCGTGCCCGGCGCGCTCAACCGCGCGCGGCTCCCTGGAGCTGTGCCCGCATCTCTGGCGTCATCTGCTGACCGACCCGATCCACCAGAAGCGTCATCTCATACACCACGAGGCCGATGTCGCTGTCGGGGGACCCCAGAACCGCGAGGCAGGACCCGTCCGAAACAGACATGAGGAACAGGAAGCCGTTGGCCATCTCGACCACCGTCTGAGCCACGGGCCCGCCCTCGAACACCTTCGACGCGCCGCGTGCCAGGCTGGTCAGCCCCGACGCCACCGCGGCCAGCTGGTCCGCGCGGTCCTTCGGCAGCCCCCGCGACGCGGCGAGCAGCAGCCCGTCCGCCGACACCACGACGGCGTGCGCCGCACCGGGCACCCGGTGCACGAAGTCCGTGATCAGCCACGCGAAGCCGTTCCGCGGCGCCTGCGGCGTGGAGCCTCCCGGCTGCAGCGATCCCGCCCGTGTCACTCCTCACTCCTCACTGCCTCGTCCGGCGGGGTGGTTCCCCCGCCACTCACCGGATCTCCCTGGTCATAGGGGCCCGGCGTGTTCTCCTGCAGCGCGTGCCGGCCACTCACGTAGCCGCGCTGGAAGCTCGCCATGCGTTCCCGCGCCGCCTCGGCGGAGCGGGCGAGCGCGCCCTGCCCCGGCCTGCCGACGGTCGTGTCGGTGAAGGCGCCGGTCTCGCCCGCCGGGATCGAACCGGGGACGAGGTGCGCGTTCGGCACCCGCTTCGGCAGCCCGGCCGGAGTGATCTCCTCTTCCCGCGACTCGAGCAGGGATTGCGCCGCGCGCCAGCCCTCATCGGACACACTGTGCCAAAGATCGGCGCTTTTGTCGTCGGCCTCGGGGGCTTCCTCGGCCGCCGCGGGGAGTTCCTCCTTGAGGTCGCCGCTCACCGAGGCGGGGTCCTCCCCCTCCGCACTGAACCACCTCGACACAACCGACTGGTAGATCGGCAGCCGCTTGGTCGGCACGTCGTCGTCGAAGATGCTCTCGTTCGACGGCGGTTCCTCGGCGGTCTGCTCGGTGACCGGCACGTACTGCGGCTCGCGCTTGGGCAGCGCCAACGAGCCGAAGTGGTTCGGCTGCTCCTCCGGCTGCGGCGGGGTGGAGCCGTTCGACGGCGGCTCCTCGGCGCTCGGCTTGCCCCGGCTCAGGTAGGCCGCGTCGGTCGAGCCCGCGACCAGGTCGTCGAGGCTGATCGGCTGGTCGAGGGGCCGCAGCACCCCGGTCTCGGCCTCCTGCGGCTGGCCCGGCTCGCGGCGCGACAGGTTCGACGGCGTGCGCTGGGCCGGGACCGGCGGCAGGTTCGGTGACGACGTCTCCGCCGGCCGCGGCATCGGCTCCCGCGCGACGGGGCCGAGCAGGTCCGGCGGCACGACGATGCGGGCGATCACGCCACCGTCGATGTCCTCGTTCTCCCGCAGGCGCACCTCGATGCCCTGCCGCTGGGCCAGTCGCGCTACCACGTACAGGCCCATCCGCCTGGTCACCGACACGTCCAGGTCCGGCGGGTCGGCGAGGCGCCGGTTGGCCTCGGCGATCTGCTCGGGCGACATGCCGACACCGCGGTCGGTGATCTGGATGGCGAGGGCCTTCTTGCGCGTGACCACGGCCCGCACACTGACCTTCGTCTCCGGCTCGGAGAAGTAGGTGGCGTTGTCCAGCAGCTCGGCGAGCAGGTGCACGAGGTCGTGCACGGACGGGCCGCGCACCGCGACCTCCGGGATCGCGCCGACGTCGACCCGCGCGTACTGCTCGATCTCGGACACCGCCGCGCCGATCACGTCCGCGGCGGAGACCGGTTTGGGCATCGACTTGCTCAGCCCCGCGCCGGAGAGCACCAGCAGGCTCTCGCCGTTGCGGCGCAGCCGGGTCGCCAGGTGGTCCAGCTCGAACAGGCTCGCGAGGTGGTCGGGGTCCTGCTCGTCGGCCTCCAGCAGGTCGATCACCGCGAGCTGGCGCTCCACCAGGCGCTGCGACCGGCGCGAGAGGTTGACGAAGATGCCGTTGACGTTGTCCCGGAGCAGGGCCTGCTCGGCGGCGAGGCGGACGGCCTGGCCGTGCACCACGTCGAAGGACCTGGCGACCTGCCCGATCTCCTCGGTGGTGTGGACCGGCACCGGCTCGATTGCCTTGGCGGCGGCCGCGGCGGGGTCGGCCTCGCGCATGATCCGCTCCACCGCGTCGGGCAGGTGCACCTCGGCGACCTGCAGCGCGGTCGAGCGCAGGGTGTGCAGCGGCCGGATCAGCGAACGCGCCACGACGTACATCAGCGTGAGCACCAGCAGGAGCCCGGCGAGGATGATCGCGATCGTGATCAGCAGGTTCTGCTGCTGCGCGCTGATCAGCCCGTCGGTGTAGGTCTTGGCGTCGTCGAGCAGCCGGTTCTGGACCTGGCTGATCAGGTCGAGCGTCTGCGACGAGGACTGCGCGACCGCGCCCGGTTCGATGGCCAGCGCGAGGGGCGGGTTCGCCTGTGCGCGCAGCAACGCCAGCTGCTGGAGGGTGAACCGCTGCGAGACCTGCGGGCCGGACAGGGTGGTCGAGTAGTCCAGCTGGGCCTGCGGGGTGGCCACGGCGTTGAACCGGTCGATCGCGGCGACCAGATTCGACTGCGCGGTGGTGAGGTTCTTCAGCTCGGCCGGGTCGAACTTGCCGCGGATCGCGGCGCTGCGCAGGTAGGAGTTCTGCTGTGCGGAGAACTCCTTGGCGTCGGCGAGGAAGCCGAGCGCCTCGTGCCGGTCCTGCAGGCCCTGGTCGGTGATGTCGGCGTCGAACTCCTCGGCGATCAGCTGCAGCGCGTCGATGACCCCGGTGTAGCCGGCCTGCGCGGCGAGGCTCGGGAAGTCCGTGGCGCCCGCCGAGGAGCGCAGCTGGCTCAGGCCGTCGAGCCGGGCGAGGCCCTGCTGGTAGCGCGCGGACGTGGCGTCGTCGCTGATCGCGGCGACCTCGCTGACCGCGCCGCGCACGGTGTCGGCCGCGTTCTCCGCGGTGCTGATGGCGTCGTCGAGCTCGGTCCGGTCGGTCGGACGCCCCGAGGCGATCCAGGCCGACATCGCGTCCCGCTCACGCTGCAACGCGTCGACCTCGGCGGCGACCTTCTGGCTGAGTTCGATGCGTTGTTCGGCGTGCTGGTAGACGGTCATCGTGTCGAAGCTGTCGTACACGCGCAGGCCGGCCAGGGACAGCGCGGCGGCGGTCGGCACGGCGACCACCGCGGCGATCTTGGCGTTGACGCGCCAGTTCGCGAGACCGCGGACACGACGACCGCCACCACCGGTCGATGCTCCGATCGCGTTGTCCTGCGCACTGACGTCGTTACTCTGCGCGACAGGCGACTCCGCCGGGGACACTGCCTTGCGACCGCGCTCCCCGCTCGTGGGCTGGGGCACCGAGGACTTCCTTCCCGGTTCGAGCTGTCCAGTTTCCGCGTTTCCACACTCGGGTTCCAAGCCATGAGAACCAGGACGTGAACGGTTAACACGGGGCCACCCGATTGGGGTAGAGGCTATCGGCTGCCGGGATGAAAGGGAAGCCGGGCAGATGGCTCTCACCACGAACTTTAGCGGTCACCCTGGTGACGAATTCTCACCAACTGTCTCAGGAACAGAGCGGCTGCACGTCACGCTGCGTGCAGCCGAGCACCCCCTGTCCAGTGTTATCTATCTCACCATCCGGAAGGTGGGACACCGCTGTGACAAGTCGGCGGCGAATGTCCCACTGGACCCCGATGACCTCACAGGGGCTTGACGGAGCCGTTGGAGCTGCACGATCCTGCACTTTAACTCGTGATCTACTTCCACCCGTTCGGGTACCCCTTGCCTCACCGAGAGTAGATAGGGGCGACAGGCTCCACTTCCAGGAGGGATCCGGCCACACCATGACGGCTTCGACACGGCGACGGCGCCTCGCTGTCCTGCTCACGGCGGTCGCGCTCGGCGCAGTGACCGCGTGCACCTCGAGCGGGGGCGCGGTACCGGACAGCGGCGGGAGCGCGAACCAGGAGCAGAGCCTCCTCGACCGCGCGCCGGTGGCGTCCGACGCGGACCTCGCGACCAGCCCGGCGGCGCAGGCGATCAAGCAGCGCGGGCAGATCCTGATCGGCAGCCAGCTGGACACGCCCCTGCTGTCCCAGCAGAACCCGACGACCGGCCAGACCGAGGGGTTCGACGCGATCCTCGGCCGGTTGCTGGCGAAGTACATCCTGGGCCAGCCGAACGTCAAGATCGTCAATTCCACATCTCAGATCCGTGAGGCGTTGCTGCAGAACAACACTGTCGACGTGGTTCTGCACACCTATTCGATCACGCCCGCCCGCGCGGAAAAGGTGTCCTTCGCCGGGCCGTATTTCGTGTCCGGGCCCGCGATCATGGCGCGCAAGGGCGATACGAGCGTCACCAAGCCGCAGGACCTCAAGGGCAAGCGGGTGCTAGCGGTGACGAACTCGACCGGTTCGGCCATGGTCCAGCAGTACGAGCCGGCGCAGGTGATCACGCTGAGCACGAACTCGGAGTGCGTAACGGCGCTGGAGCAGGGGCGCGGCGACGCGTACGTGAACGACCTGACGCAGCTGGCCGGGAACGCGCAGACGAACGACAAGGTGCAGATTGTCAGCGGGACCTTCGGGCAGGACCCGTACGGCATCGGCATCCACCACGGCGACGAGACGTTCAAGCGGTTCGTCAACACCTGGCTGGAAAAGATCCAGGCCGCGGGGCTGTGGCAGGAGGCGTACAAGGAGACGCTGGGGACGGTCATCCCGGGTGACGCGCCTGTTCCGCCCAAGACGGGCTCCGTCCCCGGCTCGTGACCAGGTGGGGCGATCACCTCGGCGAGTTCGCTGAGGGCGCGCTGAGCACGGTGCTGCTCACCGTGTTCAGCGCGGCGGGCGCGGTGGTGCTCGCGGTGGTCATCACCGCATTCCGGATTTGCCCCGTCCGCCCGCTGCGGGCTTTCGGCACCGGCTACGTCGAGTTGTTCCAGAACATTCCGCTCGCGGTGTGGCTGGTGCTGTTCGTATTCGGCCTGCCCACGGTGGGAATCCGATTCGAACTGTTCACGACGGCCATCCTCGCGACCGCGTTGTACATGGCTTCGTATTACGCGGAAACACTGCGGGCCGGCGTGAACGGAGTGGAGAGGGGCCAAGCCGAGGCGGCACGCGCGCTGGGGCTCGGTTTCGGACAGTCACTGTCGGCGGTGGTCCTGCCGCAGGCGCTGCGCACGATCATCCAGCCGCTGGGGAACGTCACCATCCAGCTGCTGATGAACACCGCCCTCGCCGCGGCGGTCGGAGTGGTCGAACTGACGGAGGCGACGAACCGGGTCAACCTGGCGCTGGCGGAGCCGCTGCCGCTGTACATCGGCGCGGGGGTCTGCTACGCCGTGCTGGCGCTGGTGATCTCCACGGGGGCCGGGGTGCTGGACCGGAAGCTGGCGATCCCCCGGTGAGCGCGATGACGATGGTCGCGGCGGGCACGGGGACTGCGGCGAGCACAGCGGGCACGATGGGCGCCGTGGGCGCGCCGGGCAGAGCGGGCACGCCGGGCACAGCGGACGTGGCGGGCGCCGTGGGCGCGGTGGGCACAGCGGGCGCGGCGGGCGCGGCGGGCGGGGCTTCGTTACCACGACACCATGCCGATTGGTGGAAAACGTCGGCGCCAGACGGCTGGCCCATCTACCACCGCGCAGCTGTCTCCCGGTCGCTGCGCCGCTGGCCCAACCGCCCCGCCACGACTCGCCCAAGCCTCACGCGACCGGCCGAGCCATCAGACTACCCACTCATCCTCACCCACCGCTGCACCACCGGCCCAACCCTCACGCCACCGCCCAGCCACCACACCGCCCAATCTCACCCACCCGCCCCGCCGTCGGCCCAACCGCGCCGCCCGAGGCGTCCAATCGCAGCGGCACGACCTACCCACTCGCCCCGCCGGCGCATGAACCGTCCAACCATCGCCCCACGAGAGGGCCAACCGTGCTGAACCAGGCAGGCCAGCGATGACCTCGGTGCTCTTCGACGACCCCGGTCCGCGCGCCCGGCGGCGCATCCGCATCGCCACCGTGGTCGCGGTCCTCGCCGGTCTCGTGCTCGTCGCGCTGGCGGTGCGGCAGTTCGCGATCAGCGGGGAGCTCTCGGCGGAGCGCTGGGCGCCCTACGGCTCCTGGCCCATGTGGCGCTACCTCCTCGGCGGTCTCGGCGGCACGGCACTCGCCGCGGTGCTGGCCATCGCCATCGCGATGGCGGCCGGGCTCGTGCTCGCCTTCGGACGCATCTCCCGGCACGCCGTGGTCCGCGCGCCGGCCCGGGCGTACGTCGAGGTCGTCCGGGTCGTCCCACTGCTCCTGCTGATCTACTTCGCGATGTTCGCGCTGCCCCGGTACGGCCTGGACCTGCCGCTGCTCTGGAAACTCGTCCTGCCGATCGCGGTGTCCCGCGCGGCCCAGTTCGCCGAGATCTTCCGCAGCGGCTTCCGCTCCCTCGAAGCCGGCCAGGGCGAGGCGGCGGCCGCACTCGGGATGCGGCCGTCACAGTCGATGCGGTACGTGATCTTCCCGCAGGCCATCCGCCGCGTGGTGCCCGCGCTCATCAGCCAGGCCGCCGGCGTCGTCAAGGACACCTCGCTCGGGATCGTCGTCAGCTACGCCGAACTCCTGCAGAGTGGCAAGGTCCTCGCCGGCTACAACCGGCTCCTGATCCAGACCTACCTGATCATCGCGCTGCTCTACTTCGCGATCAACTACGCCCTGTCCCGCCTGGCCCGCGCGATCGACGCCCGGCAGCGGCTCGCCGGGATCGAACCCGTCAGTTCTCCAAGCCCCGCGCGTCGCGGGCTCGGGCGAATCCGTTCTGCATCCGTGACATCCGGCGGCGGACCTCGTCGGGATCGAGTGAGAGCGTAGGCGGGTCGAACGAGTCGGGCCGCCGCCGCACCTGCTGCGGGAAGTCCGGCGCCTTCCCGTCGACCTCGTCGTCATCCGCCGACGGCCACTCCGGCTCAGCCGACTGCCCGTTCGCCGCCGCGTCGCGGCGAATCGGCCAGTGCTCGCCCGTCGTGAACCACCGCGACAGCACCGCCTGGTACGCCGGCATCCGCTCGGTCGGCTCCTCGTCCTCCGGCGGGAAAGCATCGTTGTCCGCCGTCGGCCAGTCGACCCGGTCTTCGGTGCGCG carries:
- a CDS encoding glutamate ABC transporter substrate-binding protein, which produces MTASTRRRRLAVLLTAVALGAVTACTSSGGAVPDSGGSANQEQSLLDRAPVASDADLATSPAAQAIKQRGQILIGSQLDTPLLSQQNPTTGQTEGFDAILGRLLAKYILGQPNVKIVNSTSQIREALLQNNTVDVVLHTYSITPARAEKVSFAGPYFVSGPAIMARKGDTSVTKPQDLKGKRVLAVTNSTGSAMVQQYEPAQVITLSTNSECVTALEQGRGDAYVNDLTQLAGNAQTNDKVQIVSGTFGQDPYGIGIHHGDETFKRFVNTWLEKIQAAGLWQEAYKETLGTVIPGDAPVPPKTGSVPGS
- a CDS encoding amino acid ABC transporter permease — translated: MTRWGDHLGEFAEGALSTVLLTVFSAAGAVVLAVVITAFRICPVRPLRAFGTGYVELFQNIPLAVWLVLFVFGLPTVGIRFELFTTAILATALYMASYYAETLRAGVNGVERGQAEAARALGLGFGQSLSAVVLPQALRTIIQPLGNVTIQLLMNTALAAAVGVVELTEATNRVNLALAEPLPLYIGAGVCYAVLALVISTGAGVLDRKLAIPR
- a CDS encoding nitrate- and nitrite sensing domain-containing protein; the protein is MSPAESPVAQSNDVSAQDNAIGASTGGGGRRVRGLANWRVNAKIAAVVAVPTAAALSLAGLRVYDSFDTMTVYQHAEQRIELSQKVAAEVDALQRERDAMSAWIASGRPTDRTELDDAISTAENAADTVRGAVSEVAAISDDATSARYQQGLARLDGLSQLRSSAGATDFPSLAAQAGYTGVIDALQLIAEEFDADITDQGLQDRHEALGFLADAKEFSAQQNSYLRSAAIRGKFDPAELKNLTTAQSNLVAAIDRFNAVATPQAQLDYSTTLSGPQVSQRFTLQQLALLRAQANPPLALAIEPGAVAQSSSQTLDLISQVQNRLLDDAKTYTDGLISAQQQNLLITIAIILAGLLLVLTLMYVVARSLIRPLHTLRSTALQVAEVHLPDAVERIMREADPAAAAAKAIEPVPVHTTEEIGQVARSFDVVHGQAVRLAAEQALLRDNVNGIFVNLSRRSQRLVERQLAVIDLLEADEQDPDHLASLFELDHLATRLRRNGESLLVLSGAGLSKSMPKPVSAADVIGAAVSEIEQYARVDVGAIPEVAVRGPSVHDLVHLLAELLDNATYFSEPETKVSVRAVVTRKKALAIQITDRGVGMSPEQIAEANRRLADPPDLDVSVTRRMGLYVVARLAQRQGIEVRLRENEDIDGGVIARIVVPPDLLGPVAREPMPRPAETSSPNLPPVPAQRTPSNLSRREPGQPQEAETGVLRPLDQPISLDDLVAGSTDAAYLSRGKPSAEEPPSNGSTPPQPEEQPNHFGSLALPKREPQYVPVTEQTAEEPPSNESIFDDDVPTKRLPIYQSVVSRWFSAEGEDPASVSGDLKEELPAAAEEAPEADDKSADLWHSVSDEGWRAAQSLLESREEEITPAGLPKRVPNAHLVPGSIPAGETGAFTDTTVGRPGQGALARSAEAARERMASFQRGYVSGRHALQENTPGPYDQGDPVSGGGTTPPDEAVRSEE
- a CDS encoding ABC transporter permease subunit (The N-terminal region of this protein, as described by TIGR01726, is a three transmembrane segment that identifies a subfamily of ABC transporter permease subunits, which specificities that include histidine, arginine, glutamine, glutamate, L-cystine (sic), the opines (in Agrobacterium) octopine and nopaline, etc.), which produces MTSVLFDDPGPRARRRIRIATVVAVLAGLVLVALAVRQFAISGELSAERWAPYGSWPMWRYLLGGLGGTALAAVLAIAIAMAAGLVLAFGRISRHAVVRAPARAYVEVVRVVPLLLLIYFAMFALPRYGLDLPLLWKLVLPIAVSRAAQFAEIFRSGFRSLEAGQGEAAAALGMRPSQSMRYVIFPQAIRRVVPALISQAAGVVKDTSLGIVVSYAELLQSGKVLAGYNRLLIQTYLIIALLYFAINYALSRLARAIDARQRLAGIEPVSSPSPARRGLGRIRSASVTSGGGPRRDRVRA